From Micromonospora rifamycinica, a single genomic window includes:
- a CDS encoding Crp/Fnr family transcriptional regulator yields MIQDRTGRAGTWPTGSFLARLTADDQAVLLAAGAPRSWTPGDLLFRQGDAGTSVVLMLRGYVKVLGRKPDGRPMLLAVRVAGDLLGELAILDGEPRSASVVAAARAAGRVMPAATFRSLLQERPSIADAVHRSVTAKLRMANRHRVDVGGDLVLVRIARLIAHLGEVYGRPVPEGTLIDLPLSHTDLAELVAAAEPSVQRALADLRRLGAVTVGYRKVVIRDRQALSTVAATAA; encoded by the coding sequence GTGATCCAAGACCGCACCGGCCGGGCCGGCACCTGGCCCACCGGTAGTTTCCTGGCCCGGCTGACCGCCGACGACCAGGCGGTGCTGCTGGCCGCCGGAGCGCCTCGGTCCTGGACCCCGGGTGACCTGCTGTTCCGGCAGGGTGACGCGGGTACGTCGGTGGTGCTGATGCTGCGCGGCTACGTCAAGGTACTCGGCCGCAAACCGGACGGACGGCCGATGCTGCTCGCCGTCCGGGTCGCCGGTGACCTGCTCGGGGAACTGGCCATTCTCGACGGTGAGCCGCGGTCCGCCTCGGTGGTGGCGGCGGCCCGTGCCGCCGGCCGGGTCATGCCGGCGGCCACTTTCCGTAGCCTGTTGCAGGAGCGGCCGAGCATCGCCGACGCGGTGCACCGGTCGGTCACCGCCAAGCTGCGGATGGCCAACCGGCACCGGGTCGACGTCGGCGGTGACCTGGTGCTGGTCCGGATCGCCCGGCTCATCGCCCATCTCGGTGAGGTGTACGGCCGCCCGGTGCCCGAGGGAACCCTGATCGACCTGCCGCTGAGCCACACCGACCTGGCCGAGTTGGTGGCGGCCGCCGAACCGAGCGTGCAGCGTGCCCTGGCCGACCTGCGCCGCCTCGGCGCGGTGACGGTCGGCTACCGCAAGGTGGTGATCCGCGACAGGCAGGCGCTGTCCACGGTCGCCGCGACCGCCGCCTGA
- a CDS encoding dynamin family protein, with protein MPSVPIGTTDAGTASPGVPRRPSPVSAELVRYAGLAAGAGAELAPLARLLDQADRRLAQPMRLAVVGQIKRGKSTLVNALLGEEVAATGQLELTFTVNELCHHDHPVVRVFYRDGAPAREMSPERLRELTVNDPRHLTHLRRIRRVELGLPNPLLRAFRLVDTPGLGSVHVTDSANTLDFLGLSNQDLEGSAAELTGTLDALDRTARDVHQDSSAELHRADAVLYLFRRGLHETDKAAVEQFLGGVDGPVTPLKSFGVLSRCDDLWPPTPGLPGNPDRLTFDPMAAGRTLAEGYLRRDDIRRLFYTVLPISGLVGMAARALTDEHFTWLDELARVDLRRLARRVSDVGTFGRAETIEGSGVPAGHRRELLRVLGGWGIVQVCRYLHEDRLSPALVRDRLRVDSGVTTLTELITSHFGNRATLLKLSHGLNDVNREIARIRLAGQRTGEAVPAVVDDIAAGVERLRAETPMFAEFDALSAYYNGETALDPDEAAQLLRITGEHGLSCAARLGLPEQSSVQAIVDRAGSRVREWARREQDPSLDWPTGQAARVVLRAYERVEHRARQARRLLDGTDDLIEPNPGEHV; from the coding sequence ATGCCCAGCGTGCCGATCGGCACGACCGACGCCGGCACGGCCAGCCCGGGCGTTCCCCGCCGCCCCTCCCCGGTCTCGGCCGAGCTGGTCCGCTACGCCGGACTCGCCGCCGGGGCCGGCGCCGAGTTGGCCCCGTTGGCCCGGCTCCTCGACCAGGCCGACCGACGGCTGGCGCAGCCGATGCGGCTGGCCGTGGTCGGGCAGATCAAGCGGGGCAAGTCGACACTGGTCAACGCGCTGCTCGGCGAGGAGGTCGCGGCCACCGGCCAGCTCGAGCTGACCTTCACGGTCAACGAGCTGTGCCACCACGACCACCCGGTGGTCCGGGTCTTCTACCGCGACGGGGCGCCGGCCCGGGAGATGTCCCCGGAGCGGCTGCGTGAGCTGACCGTCAACGACCCGAGGCACCTGACCCACCTGCGCCGCATCCGCCGGGTGGAACTCGGCCTGCCCAACCCGCTGCTGCGCGCGTTCCGGCTGGTCGACACCCCGGGACTGGGCAGCGTGCACGTCACCGACTCGGCCAACACGCTCGACTTCCTCGGCCTGTCCAATCAGGACCTGGAGGGCTCCGCCGCCGAGCTGACCGGCACCCTGGACGCGCTCGACCGGACGGCCCGGGACGTACACCAGGACAGCAGCGCCGAGCTGCACCGGGCCGACGCGGTGCTCTACCTGTTCCGGCGCGGCCTGCACGAGACCGACAAGGCGGCCGTCGAGCAGTTCCTCGGCGGGGTCGACGGCCCGGTCACCCCGCTGAAGTCGTTCGGGGTGCTCAGCCGCTGTGACGACCTCTGGCCGCCGACCCCGGGCCTGCCCGGCAATCCCGACCGGCTCACCTTCGACCCGATGGCCGCCGGCCGTACCCTCGCCGAGGGCTACCTGCGCCGGGACGACATCCGGCGGCTCTTCTACACCGTGCTGCCGATCTCCGGTCTGGTCGGCATGGCCGCCCGGGCACTGACCGACGAGCACTTCACCTGGCTGGACGAGTTGGCCCGGGTGGACCTGCGCCGGCTCGCCCGGCGGGTGAGCGACGTCGGCACCTTCGGCCGGGCCGAGACGATCGAGGGCAGCGGGGTGCCGGCCGGGCACCGGCGGGAACTGCTCCGGGTGCTCGGCGGCTGGGGCATCGTCCAGGTCTGCCGCTACCTGCACGAGGACCGGCTGAGCCCGGCCCTGGTCCGGGACCGGCTGCGGGTGGACAGCGGCGTCACCACCCTCACCGAACTGATCACCAGCCACTTCGGCAACCGGGCCACGCTGCTGAAACTGTCCCACGGCCTGAACGACGTGAACCGCGAGATCGCCCGGATCCGGTTGGCCGGGCAGCGTACCGGCGAGGCGGTGCCGGCCGTGGTGGACGACATCGCCGCCGGGGTGGAGCGGCTGCGCGCCGAGACGCCGATGTTCGCCGAGTTCGACGCCCTCTCCGCGTACTACAACGGCGAGACGGCGCTCGACCCGGACGAGGCGGCCCAGCTGCTCCGGATCACCGGCGAGCACGGTCTCTCCTGCGCGGCCCGGCTCGGGCTGCCGGAGCAGAGCAGCGTGCAGGCCATCGTGGACCGGGCCGGGTCGCGGGTACGCGAGTGGGCCCGACGCGAGCAGGACCCGAGCCTGGACTGGCCGACCGGTCAGGCGGCCCGGGTGGTGCTGCGCGCGTACGAACGGGTCGAGCACCGGGCCCGGCAGGCCCGCCGACTGCTCGACGGCACCGACGACCTGATCGAACCGAACCCAGGTGAGCACGTGTGA
- a CDS encoding MerR family transcriptional regulator, which produces MDDVELILPGEFGAATRLSSKALRLYAEQGLLVPAATDPATGYRRYRRDQIPRGRLIARLRVLGLPLARVATLLEFSPQARQAELRAWLAAQEAQLRRRRELIEALEGAAAPVTAAPRLRSRPPRKLLAQERRVHIGELDTFVTDAQHRIRARLRATDLPCDGPTLVHFHGFVTHDSNGPVEVAVPFTGSVEPVDDLRVRLSPAGTDVYLPVAEADAGFPDILRAYETLEAWIDANRLTSPASPVEIRPGTDGALLDVTYPVSTSGES; this is translated from the coding sequence GTGGACGATGTGGAGCTGATCCTGCCCGGCGAGTTCGGCGCCGCGACCCGCCTGTCGTCGAAGGCGCTGCGGCTCTATGCCGAGCAGGGTCTGCTGGTGCCCGCAGCTACCGACCCGGCCACCGGCTACCGCCGCTACCGCCGTGATCAGATTCCCCGTGGTCGGCTGATCGCCCGGCTGCGCGTCCTGGGCCTGCCGCTGGCACGCGTCGCCACCTTGCTGGAGTTCAGCCCGCAGGCCCGCCAGGCCGAACTTCGCGCCTGGCTGGCAGCCCAGGAGGCCCAGCTTCGACGCCGACGCGAGCTGATCGAGGCCCTTGAGGGTGCCGCTGCACCGGTCACCGCCGCTCCGAGGCTGCGGTCGAGGCCACCACGCAAGCTGTTGGCTCAGGAACGGCGTGTGCACATCGGCGAACTGGACACCTTCGTCACCGACGCACAGCACCGCATCCGTGCCCGGCTGCGGGCGACCGACTTGCCCTGCGACGGGCCGACCCTGGTGCACTTCCACGGGTTCGTGACCCACGACAGCAACGGACCTGTCGAAGTCGCGGTGCCGTTCACCGGCTCCGTCGAACCCGTCGACGACCTGCGGGTCCGGCTGTCGCCGGCGGGCACCGACGTCTACCTGCCGGTCGCCGAAGCCGACGCCGGATTCCCCGACATCCTGCGCGCCTACGAGACGTTGGAGGCATGGATCGATGCGAACCGCCTGACCAGCCCTGCCAGCCCGGTCGAGATCCGACCCGGCACCGACGGTGCGCTCCTCGACGTCACCTACCCCGTCTCGACCAGCGGAGAAAGCTGA
- a CDS encoding acetate and sugar kinases/Hsc70/actin family protein, translating to MSVELLFEPAAEGRTEQTEGGYRIYPQDEQYHLPRVLIRAVDGPVEVWDVVLAEVGPASGALGQYLRRTYPASAWQPVRVVEAQEVTAAVPVAEDLWIVGSRRSLETVRLTWRVTAGGDQVTDREFPLVLEFATAGDRPAGDAPGVARQREGLVARTPLRRTTTGAKTAKMFAIDFGTSSSTITMVRDEEQQRTTHLPEDQDRRLCRELAGLLELPGPDDPAARDEWRGLVADCVSQVGQQVGQLPPFDHDPVDSVRQLVGHLRADIQGTEQARAQLRDLTLIGLRPGLSTNAELRRWLAGELHRRVDEALFTPALTGLAQVPLQDLGDRYAVSSTAYVLRPGAVTLHQPASDDTTLVSVLPGLKRTLGQPRPLAADLLGLDWDPAPREPATSEFLLLHVYHWLIDRALRFAAGRHQDQLPDAAHVLVTYPTTTPPTQRERLARLLQRDLEVPKPDLTYDEGVAAAMYFVLRELRGSVQEGLERFRSRSRPIDGHHHPTWRRVVLVLDIGGGTTDIALLALDLEDQTPEAVTDPRAGRSYVLTPQVLGSTGHPQLGGDLLTLRVYYWLKALLVDALVETLPADQRRNREGSWPGASRAPDGSYRPLAPYVLANQTLDPVPEAVAVALRALLPTDLESGGRAPAFERLWHEAETAKIALGALAADAESVTVHDTRLDLVLQNTGGAGSALPASRLTAPTLRLSGRDFARLARPVLTKAADLAAELVVVGLRERPDDSLDQVFLSGRSAQMPLVGRLVADALAQALNQRTDAGGWDRSSLVVERTNAKQAASIGACWAQEQRNLRATGTRDDALVGALNEGGSVVLVNVDNMFLSLPCHFFLRQPDGARGQRLLTAGTPCRYSDRQGKLAARSRWYLVPRNLRVHRDLGAGESIEWGDFRYHLITHALRQTGITLPGEPPADLYFQLQVDQDLTPTLFLCRGGSPDFLMHESGVDISRLLPATGGGRAVVIHAEGTPVGRTSARVAGRSVALRLDGPEPWFPHRIQTLHPDADPIAGLVGEVPLPEPEVRSSGVRGWRFEISDGTGGTVHRTELRVPDGPYDRAIRYFASLDQSGCLRVHRGYPRYLTTTRFVDMLSHPGTVFHTSMTRGEPVWKDSWDPFNGRH from the coding sequence ATGAGCGTCGAGCTGCTGTTCGAGCCGGCGGCCGAGGGCCGTACCGAGCAGACCGAGGGCGGCTACCGGATCTATCCGCAGGACGAGCAGTACCACCTGCCCCGGGTACTGATCCGGGCCGTCGACGGGCCGGTCGAGGTGTGGGACGTCGTCCTGGCCGAGGTCGGTCCGGCCTCCGGGGCGCTGGGCCAGTACCTGCGCCGTACCTACCCGGCCAGCGCCTGGCAACCGGTGCGGGTGGTCGAGGCCCAGGAGGTCACCGCTGCGGTGCCGGTGGCGGAGGACCTGTGGATCGTCGGCTCCCGCCGGTCGCTGGAGACGGTCCGGTTGACCTGGCGGGTCACCGCCGGCGGTGACCAGGTGACCGACCGGGAGTTTCCGCTGGTGCTGGAGTTCGCCACGGCCGGGGACCGGCCGGCGGGGGACGCCCCCGGCGTCGCCCGGCAGCGGGAGGGGCTGGTGGCGCGGACGCCGCTGCGGCGGACGACGACCGGGGCGAAGACGGCCAAGATGTTCGCCATCGACTTCGGCACCTCCAGCTCGACGATCACCATGGTGCGCGACGAGGAGCAGCAGCGGACCACGCATCTGCCGGAGGATCAGGACCGTCGGCTGTGCCGGGAACTGGCCGGCCTGTTGGAGCTGCCCGGCCCGGACGATCCGGCCGCGCGGGACGAGTGGCGTGGCCTGGTCGCCGACTGTGTCAGTCAGGTGGGGCAGCAGGTGGGGCAGCTGCCCCCGTTCGACCACGACCCGGTCGACTCGGTGCGGCAACTGGTCGGGCACCTGCGCGCCGACATCCAGGGCACGGAGCAGGCCAGGGCACAGCTGCGGGACCTGACGTTGATCGGCCTACGGCCCGGCCTCAGCACCAACGCCGAGCTCCGTCGCTGGCTCGCCGGGGAGCTGCACCGCCGGGTGGACGAAGCGCTGTTCACCCCGGCGCTCACCGGCCTGGCCCAGGTGCCGTTGCAGGACCTCGGCGACAGGTACGCGGTCAGCAGCACCGCGTACGTGCTGCGACCGGGCGCGGTGACCCTGCACCAGCCGGCGTCGGACGACACCACGCTGGTCAGCGTGCTGCCGGGGCTGAAGCGGACCCTTGGGCAGCCCCGGCCGCTCGCCGCCGACCTGCTGGGGCTGGACTGGGATCCCGCGCCCCGGGAGCCGGCGACCAGCGAGTTCCTGCTGCTGCACGTCTACCACTGGCTGATCGACCGGGCGCTACGGTTCGCCGCGGGACGGCACCAGGATCAGCTCCCCGACGCCGCCCACGTGCTGGTGACCTATCCGACCACCACTCCGCCGACCCAGCGGGAGCGGCTGGCCAGGCTGCTCCAACGCGACCTGGAGGTGCCGAAGCCCGACCTCACCTACGACGAGGGCGTCGCCGCCGCCATGTACTTCGTCCTGCGTGAGCTGCGCGGCAGCGTGCAGGAGGGGTTGGAGCGGTTCCGCAGCCGCAGCCGGCCGATCGACGGCCACCACCACCCGACCTGGCGCCGGGTGGTGCTGGTGCTCGACATCGGCGGCGGCACCACCGACATCGCGCTGCTCGCCCTGGACCTGGAGGACCAGACCCCGGAGGCGGTGACCGATCCGCGGGCCGGCCGGTCGTACGTGCTCACCCCGCAGGTGCTCGGCTCGACCGGGCACCCCCAGCTCGGCGGGGACCTGCTCACCCTGCGGGTCTACTACTGGCTCAAGGCGTTGCTGGTGGACGCGCTGGTCGAGACGCTGCCAGCCGACCAGCGCCGGAACCGAGAGGGCAGCTGGCCGGGCGCCAGCCGGGCACCGGACGGCAGCTACCGCCCGCTGGCCCCGTACGTGCTGGCCAACCAGACCCTCGATCCGGTGCCGGAGGCGGTCGCGGTGGCGTTGCGCGCGTTGCTCCCCACCGATCTGGAGTCCGGCGGCAGGGCCCCGGCGTTCGAGCGGCTGTGGCACGAGGCCGAGACGGCGAAGATCGCGTTGGGCGCGCTGGCGGCCGACGCGGAGTCGGTGACCGTCCACGACACCCGGCTCGACCTGGTGCTCCAGAACACCGGTGGGGCCGGGTCGGCGCTGCCCGCGTCCCGGCTCACCGCACCCACGCTGCGGCTGTCCGGGCGGGACTTCGCCCGGCTGGCCCGGCCGGTGTTGACCAAGGCGGCGGACCTCGCCGCCGAGCTGGTGGTGGTCGGCCTGCGGGAGCGGCCGGACGACTCTCTCGACCAGGTCTTCCTCTCCGGTCGCAGCGCGCAGATGCCCCTGGTCGGCCGGTTGGTCGCCGACGCCCTGGCGCAGGCCCTCAACCAGCGGACGGATGCCGGCGGATGGGACCGTTCGTCGTTGGTGGTGGAGCGGACCAACGCCAAGCAGGCCGCCTCCATCGGTGCCTGCTGGGCACAGGAGCAGCGGAACCTGCGGGCCACGGGGACCAGGGACGACGCCCTGGTCGGCGCGCTCAACGAGGGCGGCAGTGTGGTCCTGGTCAATGTGGACAACATGTTCCTCTCGCTGCCCTGCCACTTCTTCCTCCGGCAGCCCGACGGGGCGCGGGGGCAGCGGTTGCTCACCGCCGGCACGCCCTGTCGGTACAGCGACCGGCAGGGCAAGCTGGCCGCCCGCAGCCGCTGGTACCTGGTGCCGCGCAACCTGCGGGTGCACCGTGACCTGGGCGCCGGCGAGTCGATCGAGTGGGGCGACTTCCGCTACCACCTGATCACCCACGCGCTGCGCCAGACCGGGATCACCCTGCCCGGCGAGCCCCCGGCCGACCTCTACTTCCAGCTCCAGGTCGACCAGGACCTCACCCCGACCCTGTTCCTCTGCCGGGGCGGCTCGCCCGACTTCCTCATGCACGAGAGCGGCGTCGACATCAGCCGGCTGCTGCCGGCGACCGGGGGCGGCCGGGCGGTGGTGATCCACGCGGAGGGGACGCCGGTGGGTCGTACCTCGGCGCGGGTGGCGGGCCGGTCGGTGGCGTTACGCCTGGACGGCCCGGAACCCTGGTTTCCGCACCGGATCCAGACCCTGCACCCGGATGCCGACCCGATCGCCGGCCTGGTCGGCGAGGTGCCGCTGCCCGAGCCGGAGGTCCGGTCGTCCGGCGTCCGGGGTTGGCGGTTCGAGATCAGCGATGGCACCGGCGGTACGGTCCACCGCACCGAGCTGCGCGTTCCGGACGGCCCCTACGACCGGGCGATCCGCTACTTCGCCTCGCTGGACCAGAGCGGCTGCCTGCGCGTGCACCGGGGCTATCCGCGTTATCTGACCACCACCCGCTTCGTCGACATGCTCAGCCACCCGGGCACCGTGTTCCACACCTCGATGACCCGGGGTGAACCGGTGTGGAAGGACAGCTGGGATCCCTTCAACGGGAGGCACTGA
- a CDS encoding dynamin family protein produces MNDLEHLRDDSIALIDQVTAALGDELPAASATMLAGCRDRLRHARYHLVVCGEFRQGKSSLLNALVERPGLFPVDIDVTTSVVTVLQWAERDTATVHFAEDPDDPEASRPPLPVDLADLPAYVTEQGNPGNEKRVSLLVLGAPLEQLTPGLVLVDTPGIGSVNPAHTAATRAFLPRADALIFVSSVLEPVTTAELDFLAGALAQCPTVLVTITQADKVVEPEPVVEAARNRIAEVAGRPPGELTVLPVSALRKFDALEDGDPELLDGSGFPALERHLWGALAGTVGGLRIDGELETVTALLDGAAAPVAIELAGLVEDSFGELDAELKASRTAAEKLRGAGQRWRRTARDDLDRAARPVRDQLSSDFDRIVDEFRRSLDSDDALTDPAAVVRQVSDQIVDAGSRAATDLRRAVDEVAERHATQLEIELTLPTVDPDGPALSGAPDGTAPPAGDFTPPHRAKQTSFAAFRTSWAGGMAYGGAGTLIGAAAGSFVPVVGTIVGGILGGVIGQLTGWFAGRREARLQAERQRRQDQVGALRSHVLPMLDSARRRAERQLTYQVKDYADALLLALDNQLDAQAEAYAMTERRLVEARSRGVHERKLRIAQLEERLGVYAGLQERVDATRSRARRLTHRSPDGPAN; encoded by the coding sequence GTGAACGACCTCGAACACCTGCGCGACGACAGCATCGCCCTGATCGACCAGGTCACCGCCGCACTCGGTGACGAACTCCCGGCCGCCTCGGCGACCATGCTGGCGGGCTGCCGGGACCGGCTCCGCCACGCCCGCTACCACCTGGTCGTCTGCGGCGAGTTCCGGCAGGGCAAGTCGAGCCTGCTCAACGCCCTGGTGGAACGGCCTGGCCTCTTCCCGGTCGACATCGACGTCACCACCTCGGTGGTCACCGTGCTCCAGTGGGCCGAACGGGACACCGCCACGGTGCACTTCGCCGAGGATCCCGACGACCCGGAGGCGAGCCGCCCGCCGCTGCCGGTCGACCTCGCCGACCTGCCGGCCTACGTCACCGAGCAGGGCAACCCGGGCAACGAGAAGCGGGTCAGCCTGCTCGTCCTGGGTGCCCCGCTGGAGCAGCTCACACCGGGGCTGGTGCTGGTCGACACCCCCGGTATCGGCAGCGTCAATCCCGCCCACACCGCCGCCACCCGCGCCTTCCTGCCCCGCGCCGACGCGCTGATCTTCGTGTCCAGCGTGCTGGAGCCGGTCACCACCGCCGAACTCGACTTCCTCGCCGGTGCGCTGGCCCAGTGCCCGACCGTGCTCGTCACCATCACCCAGGCGGACAAGGTGGTCGAGCCGGAGCCGGTGGTCGAGGCGGCCCGTAACCGGATCGCCGAGGTCGCCGGACGGCCACCCGGGGAGCTGACCGTGCTCCCGGTCTCCGCGCTGCGCAAGTTCGACGCGCTGGAGGACGGGGATCCGGAGTTGCTGGACGGGTCCGGGTTCCCGGCGCTGGAACGGCACCTGTGGGGCGCGCTCGCCGGCACCGTCGGCGGACTGCGGATCGACGGCGAGCTGGAGACGGTGACCGCGCTGCTGGACGGCGCGGCGGCACCGGTGGCCATCGAGCTGGCCGGGCTGGTCGAGGACAGTTTCGGCGAGTTGGACGCCGAGCTGAAGGCGTCCCGGACGGCGGCGGAGAAGCTGCGCGGCGCGGGACAGCGCTGGCGGCGTACCGCCCGGGACGACCTCGACCGGGCGGCCCGGCCGGTCCGCGACCAGCTCAGCAGCGACTTCGACCGGATCGTCGACGAGTTCCGGCGCAGCCTGGACTCCGACGACGCCCTGACCGACCCGGCCGCGGTGGTTCGGCAGGTCTCCGACCAGATCGTGGACGCCGGCAGCCGGGCCGCCACCGACCTCCGGCGGGCCGTCGACGAGGTGGCCGAGCGGCACGCCACCCAGCTCGAGATCGAGTTGACCCTGCCCACTGTCGATCCGGACGGGCCGGCGCTGTCGGGTGCACCGGACGGGACGGCTCCGCCGGCGGGCGACTTCACACCCCCGCACCGGGCCAAGCAGACCTCCTTCGCCGCGTTCCGGACGAGCTGGGCCGGCGGCATGGCGTACGGCGGGGCCGGCACCCTCATCGGGGCGGCCGCCGGCAGCTTCGTCCCGGTCGTCGGCACCATCGTCGGCGGCATCCTGGGCGGGGTGATCGGTCAGCTCACCGGCTGGTTCGCCGGTCGGCGCGAGGCCCGGCTCCAGGCCGAACGCCAGCGCCGGCAGGACCAGGTCGGCGCGCTGCGCAGCCACGTGCTGCCGATGCTCGACTCGGCCCGACGGCGGGCCGAGCGGCAGCTCACCTATCAGGTCAAGGACTACGCCGACGCGCTGCTACTGGCGCTGGACAACCAGCTCGACGCCCAGGCCGAGGCGTACGCGATGACCGAACGCCGGCTGGTCGAGGCCCGTAGCCGGGGCGTACACGAGCGCAAGCTGCGGATAGCCCAGCTCGAGGAGCGGCTCGGCGTCTACGCCGGCCTCCAGGAGCGGGTCGACGCGACCCGGAGCCGGGCCCGCCGGCTGACCCACCGGTCGCCGGACGGCCCGGCGAACTGA
- a CDS encoding Hsp70 family protein: MGLVYGIDFGTATSAVAVCVDGEPPRLLDDPTDPAGGVLVPTSVCLERDGSLSVGTAAERSKHLRPYRSRFKAGFGDPTPYRLGDRELRAPELAAEVLRALRRRAERAVPGKPDLVVLAVPAAWAGYQQGLLRHAATLAGFDPLTVRLVAEPLAAAAQVLAEVGPAPLTALFCDFGGGTFDCAVVNRSRQGDWQVFGPPGGRADLGGGLLDRLIQDIVRQSFPGPAAALLDGPAVDPDTFRRRLQLNDTCERIRAALSTAATHRESLTELDPPVAHVFTRERLEDLARPYLLRAVAECERLLTEPTVGLDLGWSGVDRIVPIGAVARMPLVGRLLARGSGRPVLAVDEPGLAVVRGAARLARRWAAPTRHRVAGPRPGPAVPPGDAPPPRPEVELAAGAIRVGRQVCALALAPVGPGLVIGAPGEVHLWWLPAEEPRWTRRIGDWQDEVCGVAFSPDGRRVAAASRDGTVVIWTADSGRELVRVRHPGRINAVAFDPDGTRFATAGSDQNAVIWHADSGDPLGSLPHPRRVQAVAFSPDGALLATGCGDGSTRIWQLSGGREQAVWFGADAVNALAFDHDGSRVAVAGYNRTASVWRVGDGERLTTVRHDGAVQAVVFGWDGSVLATAGDDGSARLWRLPDGAELGRVRHDGRVRGLAVHRDRALVTGGHDLFVRITPQRLADPSRR, translated from the coding sequence GTGGGACTGGTGTACGGCATCGACTTCGGCACCGCCACCTCGGCGGTGGCGGTCTGCGTCGACGGCGAACCGCCCCGGCTGCTCGACGACCCGACCGACCCGGCCGGCGGGGTCCTGGTGCCGACCTCGGTGTGCCTGGAACGGGACGGGTCGCTTTCGGTCGGCACTGCGGCGGAACGGAGCAAGCACCTCCGCCCGTACCGGTCCCGGTTCAAGGCCGGTTTCGGCGACCCGACGCCGTACCGGCTCGGCGACCGGGAGCTGCGGGCACCGGAACTCGCCGCCGAGGTGCTCCGGGCGCTGCGGCGGCGGGCCGAGCGGGCCGTGCCCGGTAAGCCTGACCTGGTGGTGCTCGCCGTGCCCGCCGCCTGGGCCGGCTACCAGCAGGGCCTGCTGCGCCACGCGGCCACCCTGGCCGGCTTCGACCCGCTGACGGTACGGCTGGTGGCCGAACCGCTGGCCGCGGCGGCGCAGGTGCTGGCCGAGGTCGGCCCGGCGCCGCTGACCGCCCTGTTCTGCGACTTCGGCGGCGGCACCTTCGACTGTGCCGTGGTCAACCGGTCCCGGCAGGGGGACTGGCAGGTGTTCGGCCCACCCGGGGGCCGGGCCGACCTCGGTGGCGGCCTGCTCGACCGGCTGATCCAGGACATCGTCCGGCAGAGCTTTCCCGGACCCGCCGCCGCACTGCTCGACGGCCCGGCGGTCGACCCGGACACCTTCCGGCGCCGGTTGCAGCTCAACGACACCTGCGAGCGGATCCGGGCGGCGCTCTCCACCGCCGCCACCCACCGGGAGTCGCTCACCGAGTTGGATCCGCCGGTGGCGCACGTGTTCACCCGGGAGCGCCTGGAGGACCTGGCCCGGCCGTACCTGCTACGGGCGGTGGCCGAGTGCGAACGGCTGCTCACCGAGCCCACTGTCGGTCTCGACCTCGGCTGGTCCGGGGTGGACCGGATCGTGCCGATCGGTGCGGTCGCCCGGATGCCGCTGGTCGGGCGGCTGCTCGCCCGGGGCTCCGGCCGGCCGGTGCTCGCCGTCGACGAGCCCGGGCTGGCGGTGGTACGCGGCGCGGCCCGGCTGGCCCGGCGGTGGGCGGCACCGACCCGCCACCGGGTCGCCGGCCCGCGCCCCGGTCCCGCCGTGCCTCCGGGCGACGCCCCGCCACCGCGCCCGGAGGTGGAGCTGGCCGCCGGGGCGATCCGGGTCGGTCGTCAGGTCTGTGCGCTCGCTCTCGCCCCGGTCGGTCCGGGGCTGGTCATCGGCGCACCCGGCGAGGTGCACCTGTGGTGGCTGCCGGCGGAGGAGCCCCGGTGGACCCGCCGGATCGGTGACTGGCAGGACGAGGTGTGCGGGGTGGCGTTCAGCCCGGACGGTCGCCGGGTGGCGGCGGCGAGCCGGGACGGCACGGTGGTGATCTGGACCGCCGACAGCGGTCGGGAGCTGGTCCGGGTGCGGCACCCGGGGCGGATCAACGCGGTCGCCTTCGACCCCGACGGGACGCGCTTCGCCACCGCCGGCAGCGACCAGAACGCCGTCATCTGGCACGCGGACTCGGGAGACCCACTCGGCAGCCTGCCGCACCCGCGCCGCGTGCAGGCGGTGGCGTTCAGCCCGGACGGTGCGCTGCTGGCCACCGGCTGCGGTGACGGCAGCACCCGGATCTGGCAGCTCTCCGGTGGACGGGAGCAGGCCGTGTGGTTCGGTGCCGACGCGGTCAACGCGCTGGCCTTCGACCACGACGGCAGCCGGGTGGCGGTCGCCGGCTACAACCGCACCGCGAGCGTGTGGCGGGTGGGTGACGGCGAACGGCTGACCACGGTACGACACGACGGCGCGGTGCAGGCGGTCGTCTTCGGCTGGGACGGCTCGGTGCTCGCCACCGCCGGTGACGACGGGTCGGCCCGGCTGTGGCGGCTGCCCGACGGCGCGGAGCTGGGTCGGGTCCGGCACGACGGCCGGGTACGCGGGCTGGCCGTGCACCGGGACCGTGCCCTGGTCACCGGCGGCCACGACCTGTTCGTCCGGATCACCCCGCAGCGGCTCGCCGACCCGAGCCGACGTTGA